The following coding sequences are from one Danio rerio strain Tuebingen ecotype United States chromosome 21, GRCz12tu, whole genome shotgun sequence window:
- the LOC110438950 gene encoding serine protease HTRA2, mitochondrial-like isoform X1, with amino-acid sequence MGSLFSLKNTITSGIVSFAQRGSKELGLSNSNMDYIQTDATIDFGNSGGPLINLDGEVIGINTMKVTAGISFAIPSDRVRLFFDRSADKQKSWFGESGWKRRYIGVMMLTLTPSIIEELRMRDPSFPDVSHGVLIHRVIVGSPANRAGMKPGDVIIEINGVKVNTSEEIYNAVRTSESLNVVVRRGADLLMLHMTPESTE; translated from the exons ATGGGGAGCCTCTTTTCTCTTAAAAACACCATCACATCTGGAATCGTCAGCTTTGCTCAGAGAGGCAGTAAAGAACTGGGTCTCTCCAACTCCAACATGGACTACATCCAGACGGACGCTACCATAGAT TTTGGAAATTCAGGAGGGCCTCTCATAAACCTG GATGGTGAGGTCATCGGCATTAATACCATGAAAGTGACAGCAGGGATTTCCTTCGCTATTCCCTCAGACAGAGTCCGACTCTTCTTTGACCGATCTGCAGACAAACAGA AGTCTTGGTTTGGAGAATCGGGATGGAAAAGGCGTTACATTGGAGTGATGATGTTGACTTTGACCCCCAG TATAATCGAAGAGCTAAGGATGCGAGACCCGTCCTTCCCTGATGTTTCTCATGGAGTTCTCATCCACCGTGTGATTGTAGGATCTCCAGCCAACAG agCCGGAATGAAACCAGGAGATGTTATTATTGAGATCAATGGGGTAAAGGTGAACACGTCGGAGGAGATATATAATGCTGTGAGGACCAGCGAAAGCTTAAATGTGGTGGTCCGCCGGGGGGCCGACCTGCTCATGCTGCACATGACCCCAGAGTCCACAGAGTGA
- the LOC141379958 gene encoding serine/threonine-protein kinase pim-2-like: MSSSSVLSAIQQYSDKMAFSKLINRLKKAFGVKCANEQPCEPLEPTGSTTANHRHLMTDDPVAAGKQAGRQKKRKLKLSPIFFACFSRRRATVVDQLCVQEIHELHAEPISSSKFFCTAVSNLELEVLQPPALDDPADEDLDSKPEVNSFDSAVVIENDSAELHFPADNESSLSEDSLEQELDSPPSSPSDEDNELPVSQQLITDDICDSALDENSNPSPDQVSQEDSAVKSTADDGTCLDNNDISCRYKLGKQLGEGGFGSVYEGIRIQDGLQVAVKFVQKTPNMQDVSSSCDQPLPLEITLANMASGGSRCANIIKLLDWQVFENHYVMVMERPSPSMDLEAFLEVSGGVLSEKTAHTIMRQAVYAANVCCYRGVFHRDIKLQNLLVNPDTLEVKLIDFGCGDFMMESAYSIFSGTEAYIPPEFYEKGCYRAKPATVYSLGVLLFTMLHGEFPSAYDLYYLQHDWSKFTLSQECCDMMRACLHENPECRIPLEEMPYHDWSMLEF, from the exons ATGtctagtagttcagtactttctgcgATTCAACAGTACAGTGATAAAATGGCATTTTCAAAACTGATTAACCGTCTGAAGAAAGCGTTTGGTGTTAAGTGTGCGAACGAACAACCGTGTGAGCCACTCGAACCCACCGGCAGCACGACAGCGAATCACCGTCATCTGATGACCGATGACCCCGTCGCTGCAGGAAAACAGGCAGGGAGACAGAAAAAGAGGAAACTCAAATTGTCTCCCATCTTCTTCGCctgtttctccagaagaagagctactgttgttg ATCAGCTATGTGTGCAGGAGATCCACGAACTTCACGCAGAGCCCATCAGTAGCTCTAAATTCTTCTGCACTGCTGTGAGCAACCTGGAGCTGGAAGTTCTCCAACCTCCAGCTCTTGATGATCCAGCAGACGAAGACTTGGACTCTAAACCTGAAGTGAACAGCTTTGACTCTGCAGTGGTCATTGAGAACGACTCTGCAGAGCTTCACTTCCCAGCAGACAATGAATCCTCCCTCAGCGAGGACAGCCTGGAGCAAGAGCTTGATAGTCCTCCAAGTTCACCATCCGATGAGGACAATGAACTTCCAGTGAGCCAGCAGCTCATAACAGATGACATCTGTGACTCTGCCCTGGATGAAAACTCGAACCCTTCACCGGATCAGGTCTCACAAGAGGACTCTGCTGTGAAGTCTACAGCAGATGatgggacctgcttggacaata ATGACATCAGCTGCCGCTACAAACTCGGAAAGCAGCTTGGTGAAGGAGGTTTCGGCTCCGTGTATGAGGGGATTCGCATACAGGATGGTCTGCAG GTGGCAGTTAAATTTGTCCAGAAGACCCCAAATATGCAAGATGTCAGCTCT tcatgtgaccaGCCACTTCCTCTAGAGATCACCTTGGCAAACATGGCCAGCGGTGGCTCCAGGTGTGCGAACATTATTAAGCTCCTGGACTGGCAGGTCTTTGAAAACCATTATGTCATGGTGATGGAGCGGCCTAGTCCAAGCATGGACCTGGAGGCATTCCTTGAAGTCAGCGGAGGAGTCCTCAGTGAGAAAACAGCACATACCATCATGAGGCAAGCTGTTTATGCGGCCAACGTGTGCTGTTACCGCGGGGTGTTCCACCGGGACATTAAGCTTCAAAACCTGCTGGTGAACCCCGACACACTGGAAGTCAAGCTGATCGACTTCGGGTGTGGAGACTTCATGATGGAATCAGCCTACAGTATCTTCTCTG GCACAGAAGCGTACATCCCGCCAGAGTTTTATGAAAAAGGATGCTACCGGGCCAAACCAGCGACGGTCTATTCTCTTGGGGTTCTTCTGTTCACAATGCTCCATGGAGAATTCCCATCAGCGTATGACCTGTACTACCTTCAACATGACTggtccaaatttaccctctctcaAG AATGCTGTGATATGATGAGGGCTTGTCTGCATGAGAATCCAGAGTGCAGAATTCCTCTAGAAGAGATGCCTTACCACGACTGGTCCATGCTGGAGTTCTGA
- the si:dkey-84o3.7 gene encoding serine protease HTRA2, mitochondrial-like, translated as MGSPFSLKNTITSGIVSSAQRGSKELGLSNSNMDYIQTDATIDFGNSGGPLINLDGEVIDINTMKVTAGISFAIPSDRVRLFLDRSADKQKSWFGESGWKRRYIGVMMLTLTPSIIEELRMRDPSFHDVFHGVLIHRVIVGSPANRAGMKPGDVIIEINGVKVNTSEEIYNAVRTSESLNVVVRRGADLLMLHMTPESTE; from the exons ATGGGGAGCCCCTTTTCTCTTAAAAACACCATCACATCTGGAATCGTCAGCTCTGCTCAGAGAGGCAGTAAAGAACTGGGTCTCTCCAACTCCAACATGGACTACATCCAGACGGACGCTACCATAGAT TTTGGAAATTCAGGAGGGCCTCTCATAAACCTG GATGGTGAGGTCATCGACATTAATACCATGAAAGTGACAGCAGGGATTTCCTTCGCTATTCCCTCAGACAGAGTCCGACTCTTCCTTGACCGATCTGCAGACAAACAGA AGTCTTGGTTTGGAGAATCGGGATGGAAAAGGCGTTACATTGGAGTGATGATGTTGACTTTGACCCCCAG TATAATCGAAGAGCTAAGGATGCGAGACCCGTCCTTCCATGATGTTTTTCATGGAGTTCTCATCCACCGTGTGATTGTAGGATCTCCAGCCAACAG agCCGGAATGAAGCCAGGAGATGTTATTATTGAGATCAATGGGGTAAAGGTGAACACGTCGGAGGAGATATATAATGCTGTGAGGACCAGCGAAAGCTTAAATGTGGTGGTCCGCCGGGGGGCCGACCTGCTCATGCTGCACATGACCCCAGAGTCCACAGAGTGA